CGTCGTCGGCGCGGTGACCGGCCTGGTCGGCGCGGGCGGCGGGTTCCTCGTGGTGCCCGCGCTGGCGCTGCTCGGCGGCCTTCCCATGGCCGCGGCCGTGGGCACCTCGCTCGTCGTGATCGCGATGAAGTCCTTCGCCGGCCTGGCCGGCTACCTGGCCACCGTCCACGTCGACTGGTCGCTGACCGCGCTGGTCACGGCGGCGGCGGTCGTCGGCGCGCTGCTCGGCAGCCGGCTGGCCGGCCGGGTCCCCGAGCACGTCCTGCGCCGGGGGTTCGGCTGGTTCGTCGTCGTGATGGGCGGGGTCGTGCTGGCCGGGCAGGTCCCCGAGGTGGTGCGGCGCACGATCGCCGACCACCCGGTGGCCTGCTCCACCACCGCGGCCGCCGCCGTGGCGGCCGTGCTCGTCACCTGGGCGGTGTGGCGGCACTGGCGCGGGCCGGAGGGGCGGGGCGGGGCGGAAGAGCGGGTCGAGCCGGAGGAGCGGGTCGGGGAAGCGGATCGGGCAGGCGGGCGGTG
This region of Saccharothrix longispora genomic DNA includes:
- a CDS encoding sulfite exporter TauE/SafE family protein codes for the protein MLAPTLVAAVFVGLALGVLGGGGSILTVPVLVYLAGVDAKQAIAMSLFVVAVTSAVGAVGHARAGRVRWRTGLLFGAAGMAGAYGGGRLAAFVPGAWLLAGFGVMMVATAVAMIRGRSAPATEGAPRELPVGRVLVEGVVVGAVTGLVGAGGGFLVVPALALLGGLPMAAAVGTSLVVIAMKSFAGLAGYLATVHVDWSLTALVTAAAVVGALLGSRLAGRVPEHVLRRGFGWFVVVMGGVVLAGQVPEVVRRTIADHPVACSTTAAAAVAAVLVTWAVWRHWRGPEGRGGAEERVEPEERVGEADRAGGR